The following are encoded in a window of Flavobacterium sp. WC2421 genomic DNA:
- a CDS encoding exonuclease domain-containing protein produces MELKLSKPICFFDLETTGIDIGKDRIVEISIFKVFPNGNKESKTWLVNPTIPIPPQTTAVHGITDEKVANEPTFNELAAAVYNMIKDSDLAGFNSDRFDIPLLAEEMLRAGVDFDMKNRVSVDVQTIFHKKEERTLSAALKFYCGTDLENAHSAEADTMATYEILKAQLERYPDLDNDMKLLSEFSTRKKIADFAGMISFDKEGNEIFSFGKHKGVKVDTILEKEPGYFSWIQNADFPLYTKKVLTAIKLRKLNTK; encoded by the coding sequence ATGGAACTTAAACTCAGTAAACCAATTTGCTTTTTCGATCTTGAAACTACAGGAATTGATATTGGAAAAGACAGAATTGTAGAAATATCAATATTCAAAGTTTTTCCAAACGGAAATAAAGAAAGTAAAACTTGGTTAGTGAATCCTACGATTCCTATTCCTCCACAAACTACTGCGGTTCATGGAATCACTGATGAGAAGGTGGCAAATGAACCCACATTTAACGAGTTGGCTGCGGCGGTTTATAATATGATCAAAGACAGTGATTTGGCAGGGTTTAATTCTGATCGATTCGATATTCCATTATTAGCGGAAGAAATGTTGCGAGCGGGAGTTGATTTTGACATGAAAAATCGTGTTTCAGTTGATGTTCAAACTATTTTCCACAAAAAAGAAGAACGTACTTTAAGTGCTGCTTTGAAGTTTTACTGTGGAACAGATTTAGAAAATGCGCATTCAGCAGAAGCAGATACTATGGCGACCTATGAAATTCTTAAAGCACAATTAGAACGTTATCCAGATTTAGATAATGATATGAAATTATTGTCTGAATTTTCTACTAGAAAAAAAATAGCTGATTTTGCTGGAATGATATCTTTTGATAAAGAAGGGAATGAAATATTTTCTTTTGGAAAACATAAAGGAGTAAAAGTAGATACTATTTTAGAGAAGGAACCAGGCTATTTTAGCTGGATTCAAAATGCTGATTTTCCTTTATATACTAAAAAAGTTTTAACGGCAATCAAACTTAGAAAATTGAATACTAAATAG
- a CDS encoding Hpt domain-containing protein yields MALNYNLSKVYALSDNDSEFVNEILTLFVTEVPDDLLQIKEGIKKKDHKHAYAYAHKIKPTLDLLGLNVAFEEILQLEAWTKTEGKKKDIEDTFKSIKTQVNDAIKEIKKDFDL; encoded by the coding sequence ATGGCTTTAAATTACAACCTTTCAAAAGTGTACGCACTTTCAGATAACGATTCAGAATTTGTAAATGAAATTCTGACCTTGTTCGTAACCGAAGTTCCAGATGATTTATTGCAAATCAAAGAAGGAATTAAAAAGAAAGACCATAAGCATGCGTATGCTTATGCGCATAAAATAAAACCAACTCTAGATCTTTTAGGGTTGAATGTTGCTTTTGAAGAAATTCTTCAATTGGAAGCTTGGACAAAAACGGAAGGAAAAAAGAAAGATATTGAAGATACTTTTAAAAGTATTAAAACACAAGTTAATGACGCTATAAAAGAAATAAAGAAAGACTTTGATCTTTAG
- a CDS encoding fumarylacetoacetate hydrolase family protein has product MKIICIGRNYVDHIEELQNERPAEPVVFMKPDSAILLKQHPFVIPEFSEDIHHEIEIIVKINKVGKYIESKFAHKYYDEISVGIDFTARDLQQSLKAKGLPWEKAKAFDGSAVIGDFLPKEQFSSLENITFELTNNDKSVQIGDSSLMLWNIDELISHVSQYFTLKIGDIIFTGTPAGVAAVKPDDVLEGFLEGHKLFRIQVK; this is encoded by the coding sequence ATGAAAATCATCTGCATTGGTAGGAATTATGTCGACCATATAGAAGAATTGCAAAATGAGCGTCCTGCGGAACCCGTAGTTTTCATGAAGCCTGATTCAGCAATTTTATTAAAACAACATCCGTTTGTGATTCCTGAATTTTCGGAAGATATACATCACGAAATCGAAATTATTGTAAAAATAAATAAGGTTGGAAAGTATATTGAGTCAAAGTTTGCTCATAAGTATTATGATGAAATTAGTGTTGGAATCGATTTTACGGCTAGGGACTTACAACAGTCTTTAAAAGCAAAAGGATTGCCTTGGGAGAAAGCTAAAGCATTCGATGGGTCAGCAGTTATAGGAGATTTTTTACCAAAAGAGCAATTTAGTTCGTTAGAAAATATTACTTTTGAACTAACTAATAATGACAAATCAGTTCAAATAGGAGATTCTAGTTTAATGTTATGGAATATTGACGAGCTTATTTCTCATGTTTCTCAATATTTTACATTAAAAATAGGGGATATTATTTTTACGGGAACGCCAGCAGGAGTTGCTGCCGTAAAACCAGATGATGTATTAGAAGGATTTTTAGAAGGACATAAACTATTTAGAATACAGGTAAAATAA